AGATTATTATACGTCACATCATTAATTAAATTATTTCAATTCATTTTTCTGTATTTTTTGCTAATAAGCAGTGAGTTTAAAATGTCAAAGTAGCAAAATTTCCAATTTATGGATTGAAAAAGTCATTGAATTGCCCAACCTTTTTCCTTATGGGTGAGTGTTGGAATGTGTGAAGATCCATGAAATACTCTCTTTAGCAGGTAAAAAATGAATACAATGAGCTGTAAAAGGCAATGTTTTACCATAAAACACAGGATAGAAAATGATTATCACTATACGAAATTTTTTTTATGTTCTCTTACTTTTATGCGTATCACAGACGAATTTCGCGGAAACTATCTATCAGTGGAGTGATTCTTGGGGGCATATTCAGTATAGTAAAACACCAGTTTCGGGCGCTATGATATCACCAGTTACCGCAGCAGCAGCCGGTCACAGAACAACAGAAACAGGAGGCCATGTTAAAAAAAAATACAGGTGATACAAAATGCTGGCAAACAAGTACGTGACAACAAAACCATTGCACAATTGTTGATGAAACAACGGCTACAGAAAGATAACTATTGTCGCAAACTACGCGATATGCTGGCCGATGTGAGGTCGGTAAATTTACAAAAATATTATTACCCAAGTGGTGGATTATATCCTGACAGGTATCCTTATCAGGGAAATAATTATATGCCATACTATCATTATTCGCAGGCTAAATATAAATTTCTGGAAATGGATCTGTATAGAGAAATGCGAAAAAACTGCCGCTAAACGGATAGACAAGGAAATTGCTAACAACTTGTGACTCTTTTATTGCGTATCCCAAACCAAATTCAATAACTCAATATTATTAAGTTTTTTCCTCACAGGATAATCTGTACACCCTTTGCATCCTGAAATAATATGCCGTGCCTCGTTAATTTCAAAACTGATATTTTCAAGTTCTTTTTTCGAATAGTTGAAACAATGTGTAACATTATAAATACATTAAGAAATTTTTGTGAAACTCAGTTGTTTTATCATAAGCACTCAAATAACCGTTCCTAAACGCTAGGTTCTGATGTGGAGCATTAAATAATGAATGCCCCCTATTAGCCCTCATGGAGCCGACTTTTGGCAGAGCCGCTATTGAGATGGTCGGAGAATGCATTTCTTTGATCTAATTTATAAATAAAGGAAGCATTGATGAAAGAAATTTGGTTGGATTACACTATAACTATCTCAATAATTTTATCAGTTCTTACGTTTACAAAAGTACTATGAACACTCATACTACCTTCCAGCGTACTCTGAAACAATCGGTCAGTTTTATTGGCTTGGGATTACACAGCGGAACAAAATCAC
This genomic window from sulfur-oxidizing endosymbiont of Gigantopelta aegis contains:
- a CDS encoding DUF4124 domain-containing protein; translated protein: MIITIRNFFYVLLLLCVSQTNFAETIYQWSDSWGHIQYSKTPVSGAMISPVTAAAAGHRTTETGGHVKKKYR